One genomic segment of Camelus ferus isolate YT-003-E chromosome 19, BCGSAC_Cfer_1.0, whole genome shotgun sequence includes these proteins:
- the C19H20orf204 gene encoding uncharacterized protein C20orf204 homolog, with product MGPPKPALWALLLVLLGTTQGRAGLRTCSVPDVLRHYRAVIFQDLQAAARWVGPGAEGTGLGSRHLHFVQRNLTGAAASRRRGRVGASCGAQKEHSILLSILSLGRTLRGAVARGRRRALEKVAWTVATRTEAVMQRYCWTLRQSWRPQTRPSRRRGGRRWLLLHALDTIATCWEKLFALRAAATQQGEERARLRTSLTGAQPTHRSLCSPQSP from the exons ATG GGGCCCCCCAAGCCTGCACTCTGGGCActcctgctggtgctgctggggACCACACAGGGCCGGGCCGGGCTCCGCACCTGCAGTGTCCCCGACGTGCTCCGCCACTACCGGGCAGTCATCTTCCAAGACCTGCAGGCCGCAGCgaggtgggtggggccaggggccgAAGGGACGGGGCTGGGCTCCAGACACCTCCATTTCGTTCAGAGAAACCTGACTGGAGCTGCGGCCTCCCGACGGCGGGGCCGGGTGGGAGCCTCCTGTGGGGCCCAGAAG gagcacAGCATCCTACTGTCCATCCTGTCCCTGGGTCGGACCCTACGTGGGGCGGTGGCCCGGGGCCGCCGTCGGGCACTGGAGAAAGTGGCATGGACTGTGGCCACGCGCACCGAGGCGGTGATGCAGCGCTACTGCTGGACGCTGCGCCAG AGCTGGCGGCCTCAGACGCGCCCTTCCCGGCGTCGAGGCGGCCGGAGGTGGCTCCTGCTACACGCCCTGGACACCATCGCCACCTGCTGGGAGAAGCTCTTCGCACTGCGTGCAGCGGCCACGCAGCAGGGTGAAGAACGAGCGAGGCTGAGAACGAGCCTGACGGGGGCACAACCAACGCATCGAAGCCTGTGCTCCCCACAGAGCCCATGA